The DNA segment TTGGCAGGGGTTCAGTTTGTGGATTTTTTATTTATGTTATTTATCATGTTGGGAATCGAACATATGAGATTGATACCCGGGTTTACCGCGAGTAATCCTTTTGATCTTTATTATATGCCGTATACTCACAGTTTGGTTGCCGGTATTCTCTGGTCAGTTTTCGCTTTTTTAATATTCTATTTTTTAAATCCTTCCAAAAATAAGTCCGTGAGATGGAAGATCGCCCTTGCCATATCGATTTCGGTCATTTCGCATTTTATTTTAGATCTTCCAGTACATACTCCGGATCTTCCGGTTTTTTTCGACTCTGGAATCAAGTTGGGCTTTGGGATGTGGAATCATCTTTGGCTTACGGTTTTGATCGAGGCTCTGCTCACGGTGATTTCCTTTGTATATTATTTTCGCGGAAGCAAAAGCGGAGAAGGTATTTCCGGAAAATGGGGGATGATATTGTTGGGAGGTTTTTTTCTGGCTCTCATTTTTATCAATCCTTTCGCACCGGTGCCTGACAATATCTACGCATTTGCGATTCAAGCATTGGTTTTGTACACTCTCATCTGCTATCTGGGACACAAATTGGATGCGAAGAGGATTTATGACGGATCTTAGAATTGGATTCTTTGTGACCTCGAGGATAAGAAGCGAGTAGAATCGAACCTTTTTCAAGAAGAAAGACTTGTCAGAGGAGGTCTTAATTCCAGGATTAAGATTGTATGGCAAAACAGGGCGATTCAGAGCAAATTCCAAAAATCAAAAAACGTTCTCTTCACAATATTTACGGGAAAGAAATTCTTAAAAAACGTCTGGAATCGGAGACTTTCCCGAGAACCACCCTATCTTTTTATCGTTATGTCATCTTAGAATCCGTGGAAGAACTGCGGGACACTCTCTATCTGGAGTGGGATTCTCTCGGTCTTTTGGGAAGAATTTACATTGCAAGAGAGGGGATCAACGCCCAGATATCCCTCCCTTCTCACAACCTGGGTTTGTTTCGTGAAAATTTGAACTCAAGAAACGAATTTAAAAATATACCCCTTAAGATCGCAGTTGAAGACGATGGAAAGTCGTTCTTAAAATTGGATTTGAAAGTCAGAAAGAAAATCGTCGCGGACGGTTTGGACGACGATGTGTTCGACGTGACTAACGTAGGAAATCATCTCAACGCGGAAGAATTTAACCGTCACTTGGAGTCTGGGGATTCCATCGTGGTCGACGTACGAAATCATTATGAAAGCGAGATCGGACACTTCGAAAATGCCATCCTTCCGCAATCGGATACGTTCAGAGAGGAGTTGCGGATTCTTCTCGAACTTCTGAATGGAAAAGAGGATCAGAAAATTCTAATGTATTGTACGGGTGGGATTCGATGTGAGAAGGCAAGCGCCTGGCTCAGACATCACGGTTATAAGGATGTAAATCAACTTCACGGAGGTATCATCTCCTACGCGCACGAGGTTTCACAAAAGGGATTGGAGTCCAAGTTTAAGGGAAAGAATTTCGTGTTCGACGGACGTCTTCAGGAAACGATCAGTTCCGAGGTGATCGCGTCCTGTCATCAGTGCGGATCTACAAGCGATCGGCACGTCAACTGCGCCAATCCGGGTTGTCATATTTTATTCATTCAATGCGAGAGCTGTTCCGAAAAATACGAAGGCTGCTGCACGGAAGAATGCAGAAACGTTTTGCATCTTCCCGAGGAAAAACAAAAAGAAATTAGAAAGGGTCATTTGAACGAGAATCGTTTTTTTACAAAATCCAGGATTCGTCCAAAAATATCCGATCTTTATAAAACGCAGAAGCCCTACGAAACGATTTGAGTCGTAATATTATCCGGAGCTTTCTTGGACCAAAACCAGGCAAGGCAAACCCCTGCGATTGCGTGCCAGATTCCCCAAGTGGCTGCTATGATTGCCATACTTCCCTGACCTTCGAAAAATGCAAAGATTAGAACAAGGCCGAGTCCCGAGTTTTGAATTCCGGTTTCGATCGAAATACAACGCGCGTCCTTTTCATCCAGCCGCATGAGTTTTGCGAAAAAATAACCGAGTAAAAATCCGGCGGTGTTCATTAGGAAAACGTAAATAAAGACTCGATGGATTACTTGTAGAAAAATCTTAAAATTGGCCGCGAGGGCAATGATTAAAAATGCGACAAAGATCATAGCGGATAAAATCTTTAAGGGTTTTTCGATCTTACCCGCGATCTTAGGTAGATAATGTTTTGTGAGAATTCCTAACGTGATCGGTATCAAAAGAATCACAAGAATGGCTTTGAACACGTCCCAGGGATTGAGCACGATTTCTTTCAGAACCGTCTGAACCGGAGGATACAAACTTCCCCAAAAAAAGAAATTAAACGGTGTCGCAACGATTGCGAGGGCAGAGGAAAAAGCAGTTAAAGAAATGGAAAGCGCGGTGTTTCCTTTTGCGAGCAGCGTGATAAAATTTGAGATATTCCCCCCAGGACAGGCTGCGACAAGCAACATTCCCAAGGCAACCCCAGGGGGAGGGTTTAAGATCCAGAGCAACAGATAAGTGGCAAACGGGAAAAGCACAAACTGGGATAAGATTCCGGTAATGGACGCCTTTGGTTTTTCAAAAAGCAGCTTGAAATCCCCCAATTTTAATTCGAGAGCGATTCCATACATAATCAATCCCAAAAGAATATTCAGGAAAGCTAATCCGCTTTCGTTAAAATTGATCCGAACGGAGTCCAGTTCCATCATAGTCTTAATCCGCCCACGCTACAAAAATTTCTCTCGGACCGGTAAACGGATGTCTTCCGTGGGAGACCGAATAATTATCGATCACAAGGATATCTCCGTTTTGCCAGGAGAAAAGAGAAATGTTTTTCCAGAAGGCTGCCTGGATTTGAGTCAATTCTTTGAGGGAAATTTCCGCACCATCTCCGTAGGTGCAATGTGTATCTAGATATTCTTTTTTGGTGGTTAGCTTTTTGAGAAAGGTAAGCGCCTCAAGTGCGAGTCCCACAAAAAATCCGCGAAGAGTTTTTTGACGGGAAAAGATATGCCAGTATTCCTTTCTGGCCGCGTCTATATGAAATACCTGAGAATGATTGTGCCAAGCAAGCGATTTGAATTCCGGATGTTTGCGGATTGCTTGTGTCGTATTGATCAATCGTATGTTGTCTTGCCCAAACCATTCCACTTTGAAGTTTTGTTTTTTGGAAATTTTTTCGACCTCGGTTCTATCTTTGGTTTGAAACATTTCATCCCAACGTTTTGTTTTCCAAAATTGAAAACGTGATCGGTTGGAAGGTCCGTCATACACCCTTGAATACCGGATTTTGTTTTTTTCAAACTTGTCGCGGATGGATTGCGGAACATCTTGTAGAACCTTTCTCAGATCCGTGATCGGGGTTTCTCCGAACTTGCCAGGAGCTTTACCGCAAAAGAAAAAAAGTTTTTTAGGCGGAGAATCGAGAAAGCTCATCTCGGCGTGTTGCATAATCGGATACGCGGAGGGAAGTTCGGTCGCAGTGAACGCGTATTTAGTAACCTGGTTCCGGGGAGAGGTTCCGAGATAATTATTTTTGAGATTGGAATCCACTGTCAGAATGACGTCTTCGAAATCCTGAGGAGAAACGATTTGAAATCCTCTGAAAAGAATCGCTCCGTATTTTTTGAGGTCTTCGGTTAACGCGCGTTTGTTGGTCTTAGTCCATGCGATCAAAGAAGCCTTGCTTGCCTGATCGATTGAAATCGGTTGATAAACGACAGGGAGAGGATTGTTCGAATTTAAAAAGCCTTTTTGTAAGTTCGATCCCGTTTTAGGCGAAGCTTTTTTGGAAGAGACGGCCTTTGATTTCGATTTTGATTGCAGTTTGTTTTTTGTCTTTGGTTTTGTAAGAGCTTTCGTCGCCATGGTGTATAACGTCCCCTGAAGATTTCCTGATCCTACCCGAGGATTCATTTGGAAAAAGTAATTTTTAAATACGATGAGAACGGATCTCTTTTTGAATACAAGAAATATTTGTTATAACAGAGTAAAATTTAATAAATTGAATTACGATTTAGTCGGTTCCACTGTTTTTTGTGGGAGCTCTTCCGTCTAAATTCAAAGCAGAGCTTTTACAAAATGATCACAAATCAGAATCCTTGAGACTCTATAAAAGATTTTGACCATTTTTACTAAAATTCTTGTGATTTGATCTTTCGGCTACCGTGGCGCTGCTTGGTCGTTTTATGAGAAAAATGTCTAATAAAGTAGAAAAATATCTGCAATGACAAATCTTTTTGTTTAGTGAAATGAGGAAAATTCTTTCTCAAAAAGTCATGGGAAAGTTGGCATAAAAATATCGTTGGCTACGGCTTAGTTTGATTTTGTTCCTCCCGTTGGGTTCGATTTTTGCGGATAAGGAGGGGGCTGGTAACCATGAACTGGCTTTCTCAAAATCTTGAAAATCCCAAGGTGCGGATCATCAAGGTAAACGTAGGTTCGGGTATTTGCGAAAAAGGACATACCAAAGGCGCACTGCACTTTCACTGGCATACGGATTTCGTGGATCAACCGTGAAGAGATATCGTTTCTGCCGGAATTCAAGAACTTGCGATTCGATTTGGATATTATCGTTATGAGGACGGGATCTGTTTGCGACCGTCGCTGTTCTTGTCATCCTGGTGAACTGATTCAATGGTTTGAGGATGTGATTCGCAAAAAGGTGGAAAAAGAGCGAACTGATTTCCCAATCTTTTGTTTGTGGTAGTTCCTACAAAAGAGACTTTTCCGAAAAAAGGCTTGATCGGGACTTGAAGTCCGTCCCAGAGTATTTTCGGAAAAATCCGTCTTTATACCATTCTACCGATCAATGTCCGATCTTCGAATGGACTTTTAAAATCCAATTTAAATTTCGATGCAGACCTTTCCGAAATGTTTTCCGGCTTTGAGTGTTTCAAAAGCCTCTGGAGTTTCCTCGAAGGAATAGACATGGTCCACAATCGGTTTGATTTGGTTTGCGTTGATCGCTTTGTTCATGTCTTCAAAATTTCTTTTGCTTCCTACGATAATTCCTTGAACTCGAATTCCCTGCATGAGAATCGGAAAGAGAGAAAGGTTGTTGCTTTCTCCTCCTGCAAGCACTCCGATAAGGGCGATCGTTCCCCAAGGTTTTGTACTCGCGATCGATTTTTGTAATGTACCTGCTCCGCCGACTTCTATGATCAGATCCGCTCCTTTCATATCAGTAATCTTACGAACCTCTCGGTCCCAGTTTGTTTTTTCGTTGTAGTTGATGACTTCGTCTGCGCCGAGGGCTTTTACTTTCGCCAATTTATCATCGCTGGAAGAAGTTGCGATCACTCTTGCGCCCATCATTTTAGCAAATTGTAATGCAAAAATGGAGACCCCTCCGGTTCCTTGAACGACTACGGTCGCTCCGGGCTGAATGTTTCCGTGAGTCACGATGGCAGTGTATGCGGTCAATGCAGCGCAGGGAAGAGTGGCGGCCTCCGCAAAGGAAAGGTGATCGGGCATTGGGACAAGACCCTGTTCTCCGAAAATTCTATATTCGCAAAGAGTTCCGTCCTGAGGACCGCCGAGAGTATTTCTGAGCATGTCGATATCGGGCGCTCCGTCGATCCAGGTTTGTGCAAAATTGGCGCAAACCTTATCTCCGAGCTTCCATTTGGTAATGCCGGGACCTATTTGAGCGATTTCGCCCGCGCCGTCCGAAAGAGGAATGAGGGGAAGTTTTTGTCTCGGGTTGTATTTTCCGATCGCCATCAAATAGTCTCTATAATTTAAAGAGGCAGCTCTGAATCGAACTAAAACCTCTCCGGGACCTGGGATCGGGTCCGGACGTTCGGTGATCTTTAAATTTTCCAGTCCGAATTGGTTTTGAATTTCATAAACTTTCATTAGCCCGTTCCTTTTGCAACAGGACCCGCAATTGGTCCTGTTTGGTTGATTCAAAAAGAATCAAATCCAAAGACAGTTTGTAAGAAAACTCATTTTTCGAATTGGAAGGGAGGGGATTTCAAAAGTGAAAGAGGGTATTGAAAAATTAAAAAAAGCGGTTCTACCCTTTTTTGTCGCCTTATTTGGTCTTAAATCGACAATTGAAAAGTAGGAACCGCTTTGTGCTCGCTTGATTATTCGCGAATGATATCCGAATTGAAATAATTGGCACTGGGTCCGGGACCCAAAATGGTTGACGGTAACATGCTATTGCGAATTTCCACTCGATAGTTTCCGTTTGCTAAATCTTGAGGAGTGAAGGATGGTTGAACGTCGTTTAGCTTGACTCTTGTTTCATAAAACCAGACATCACTGTGATTTGTTTTCGCAACGAAGTAACAAGCCGGCAGTGTAATACGACCTTCGCCGATTACTTGGGACGTATTTACAGGGTTGCGCAATCGGACCGTTAGATTAAACTGGGTTACGTCTGTTGACAGTTTGTAGTTGTCCAGCGCAGGCAGTCGATATTTCGCATTTGCAAAACAACCGTTCGCATTACAATCAAAGGAGATTTTTGCGTTAAAATCATAGGGAGCATCAAATTTTTCGGAACTTTTCCATTCTAAAACACTTCTTCCAAAAGTCGCTCCACCGTTTGTCATCTCCATCAAATTAAATCTGATTTCATTGTCTGCGCTGCCAGTTGGTGAGTCGGTAGAAATTCTAGAAATGCCCGGAAAACGATGATTTAGCATCGCCGTATCAAAACGAATCGTATTTGCATCGGGTCTTGAAAAGGAAGAAAATGTGCCAAGACCGACTCCACCAGTCCCATGGGATATACTCAATCGAAAGAAATTAGAAGTCACTGGTCGATCAAAAATCGCGTCGATGATGGTGTTTCCCGGGGTAGTTGGGCGGATTTGTCTGATCCGAACATACTCGCCATCTTCCAACAAAGTGTCTGCAGGAAATCCATGCGCCTCACAGACCTCGACCCCACCTCCGTTTACGATCCCTTGATCTTCCGCTGAATAAAGTTTTAGACTCCCTTGCGCCGGAGTTACGGATAGCAATACGGCTTGAAACTCCTCTTCCTGAGACGAATTTTCATTGATCGCAGAAACGGACTGACCTATGATTAAAGAAGTCAATGCGTCTTGTGTCTGTGCTTTTTCCTCCTCACAAGAAACAAAGAGGATGCCGAATAATATTAGCATCCCGATGAAATGGAGTTTCATTTTTGATAAATTCATATCGTTTATTATCCCAAATTTTTTATTCAATGCTGATCATCTATAATGAATTTTGCATCCAGCGGATCACTTTTCTAATTTTGAAAGATTGATGATCGTCGTGCTTCTCTTTGTTAAACCGGCTTGCATTCTATTTTTTTCAACTCAGGATTCTAAAGAATACCATTGGGAATGAAATCCATAAAATAAGGAATATTGTGGCCCGCTCCTTGAGTGAAATAGAAAAAATGAGACAATGCGCGGATCGATTTTAGCGGTTTTATAAAAGTTTTGAGGCTAAAATCGCATTTTTTCTCTTAAAAGCTGGGTAAGGTTGTCGGTTTTTCTGATTGCTTGCAAGGTCATTTTGGAAAAGCTGGAATGGAAAGCCATGGGTGTCATCGAAGAAATTCAGAGGGAAATTATTTCGGAATTTTCGGAATGTACCGATTGGCAGGAACGTTATCAGCTTCTCATTGAGATGGGGGACGAGCTACGACCCATTCCCGATTTTTTCAAAACGGAAGAGCGCTTGGTTCCTGGATGTCAATCGCGGGTTTGGATCATCCCCGAAGAAAAAGAGGGAATGATCCAATTTCAAGCGGACAGCGACTCCGCCATCACTCGCGGAATGATTGCTCTTTTAATTCGTGTTTTTTCGGGAAGAACCCGGGAGGAAATCAAAAACGCTTCGCTTGAATTTTTAAAGGAGATCGGACTGGATAAACATTTGTCTATATCTAGACGAAACGGTTTGTATTCCATGGTCAATATTTTGCGGAACAGTTGATTTTTTCGGAAGAAAACAATTTTATAAAACGAGTTTTCTGTTGTGAGCCGATTTGTCCTGAGTCTCGCGTAAATTAAAATGACAGAGGTATTTGCAAATACAGCGGGATCAAGGAGAGGTCCTTTTTTTCGTGAAAAAACTTTCAGAAGTTCTACTGTATCGTTTTTTGAAGCGAATTTTGAGGATTGAAAAAGAGTTAGAACATGTGGACTCAAACCTCTTTCGCCATTGAAAATCGAGGCGTTGCAATGAAAAGACGACTGCGAGGATTTCTTAAAACTTAGAAACTAAGCAGCGTAAGAAGCTAAACTCAAATTTCGCTTCCTAAGGAGTGCGAAATATATGATTGAAGTCGCCGAGGAGCGGAGTTGCAATTAGCTTCCCTTTTCCATTGAGCGGAGTTTCAAATTAGGGTTTTATCTTTTTTGTGGATTCAAACCCCAATTTGTCAAAGCTATTTAAATTGGGCGAATGCTCCAATAAAAGAATAGAAAAATAACAAAAACCGGAAAAAACCAAGTTAAGAATCCTCTCCCTGAGTTTTGATTGAAAATCGTTTTTGACACTCGAATGAAGCTGAGCATTTGTAACACGATTCCGGCAATAACAAAAACGCTCACAAATCCTACGAATAAGATCATATAAAAGATATCTCGTTTTGCACCGTCCGGCATAACGCTGAAAAGAAATAAAACAGGAAATAATGAAAGTAGAATGTAGAGATTACTTGATATTACGATCGATAAACATTTTAAGAAAGAAACCCCGCTCTCACCAAAAATTTTCAGAGTCAAATAAGATCCGATGCTGAAATAAAGTTCGAATAGGATTAACAAAAATCCAAAAGCAAAAAGATTATACGGAAAGGAGTTGAGTACATACATAAGCAATGAAACTTTGCCTTCCGCTAAAAGACCCCTCATGATTTCCGAATATTCGATGAGATAGGTCAGATTGAACAAAGATAATGTAAAATTTATAACAACGTATAAGATTAAAAAAATTAAATGCGTCTTAATTGTAGATTTAAAAAAATCCGTCTCGGATAAATGGCTGATCTCCTTTGGGGATAAATGCAAGCTTATCGTGTATTTGATTTCTCTTCTGAATATATTGTCAGAGAAAAATAATTTCATCGTTTTGAGTATTTTCATAGTTCGTTTTCCTTTTTTGAATTCGGCGCTTCGATGTCTTTTTTCCAATTGCCCTTATAGATGATTTTTCCTGATTCATCTTGAAGAATTCCGTAACCTTCTCTTTTTCCTGCACGCCAAGATCCAATATAGATATTTCCATTTGGATAGATAAAGGCGCCTTTTCCATCAAAAATGCGACCACTTCTGTAGACACCATCCAATTTGATTCCATCCGTTAGAATTAATCTTCCTGCACCATCGGGTTTGTCTTCGTTCCATCTCGAGTTCAGAGTGCTCCCGTCTCTCCAGACAAACTGTCCAATTCCGTGCTTTTTGTTATTTAGAAAAAAACCGGAATAAGAAGAGCCGTCGGGGTATCTGTAAAACCCTTTCCCTTGTTTTTGTCCCCGTTTCCATTCACCTCTGTATAGATGTCCCTCTTCGTTTTTAAACAACCCGTATCCGTCAGGATGAGAATTTTTAACATATCCTTCGTAATAGGATCCACCTCTATACTGGATCTTCGCAAACCCGTTTTCGCAATCACCCGAAAGACATTCGAACCTTGTGACTCTCATGTATAGAGTGACCGAAAAAAAAAGGATTACAGCGATTAGCAATATTCCGTATATTTTTCCCTTTTTTGTTTTGGTAAAAATTTGAAAACGGGCTTTTGAATACGAAAGTAAATTTAGAATTTGATTTTTTACGATCTTAGGGTTCACGTTTGTTTTCTCCCAGATGTGAATGTTTGAATTTTAAATGATATTTTTTTCCAGATGTGAGAAGCAGTTTTCGCATAATTAAAGTTAAATGAAAAAATAAAAAATTTGGATAGAAGTAGTGAAAAAAAGAAAACACCGGATACGTTTTTTAATATATTGAGTTCCTTGTTTGATAATAAAAGGAGTGGTAAATAAATAATAAATGCGATTGCAAGCAATGTAGAATTACCTTTCTTATCTATTCGTCCTTTGGTTTGATACGAATTTGCGAGTAGTTGAAGCATGGTCGAGAAAAGGATTGCGATACTTCCGATATGCAGGCTGATATCATAAATTTTGAAAAAAAACAGATAAAGCGATAAAAAAATGCTATAAGCAAAAAGTAAGGATAAAAAATAGTTGAACGATTCTCCTAATGATTCCGTAAATCCGATTAAAAGAAAAAAACAAATTGCGAGTATTAGTATGATATATGCGATAAAACTGGAATTCGATTTTGATATTTTTTCGATTCGATTGTTAGATTCGATCCTTTCATCTGGATTTAGATTTTTTAGAGCGCCATTTTGGGCGAGCTTCAATAAAGACGCGGAATCATAAGCGTCCGTTCTGATTGAGATGGAAAGGTTGGGACTCTTGTTTTTTCTGAATAGCTTGATCGGAGAGATGCTTTCTTTTTGAGTATATAAATTATTAATCGAAGAGAGCTGTCCTGTGCTATTTTTAATCAAGAATTTGTTGAGTTGCTTTTCGGATTCTCTATATTCTTTGGAAGATCGTATTCGAATGTCAAGTTCGTTGTTGTCGTCTCTGAATTTACTTACTACAGAGCCTTGCAATACAGTTTTTAAGAACGAGCCGATCTCCGAATTTTGAACCGAAGGGTCGTTATGATTTAGCTCCAGCTGTAGTTCGTTGCGCGGGGCTTTGAAGTTTAAAATTACTTCCTGGATTCCAGGCATATTTGTTATCCAGTTCGCAACCTGCGGAACCGATCTGTTTAGATC comes from the Leptospira sp. WS92.C1 genome and includes:
- a CDS encoding NAD(P)-dependent alcohol dehydrogenase, encoding MKVYEIQNQFGLENLKITERPDPIPGPGEVLVRFRAASLNYRDYLMAIGKYNPRQKLPLIPLSDGAGEIAQIGPGITKWKLGDKVCANFAQTWIDGAPDIDMLRNTLGGPQDGTLCEYRIFGEQGLVPMPDHLSFAEAATLPCAALTAYTAIVTHGNIQPGATVVVQGTGGVSIFALQFAKMMGARVIATSSSDDKLAKVKALGADEVINYNEKTNWDREVRKITDMKGADLIIEVGGAGTLQKSIASTKPWGTIALIGVLAGGESNNLSLFPILMQGIRVQGIIVGSKRNFEDMNKAINANQIKPIVDHVYSFEETPEAFETLKAGKHFGKVCIEI
- a CDS encoding rhodanese-related sulfurtransferase, with protein sequence MAKQGDSEQIPKIKKRSLHNIYGKEILKKRLESETFPRTTLSFYRYVILESVEELRDTLYLEWDSLGLLGRIYIAREGINAQISLPSHNLGLFRENLNSRNEFKNIPLKIAVEDDGKSFLKLDLKVRKKIVADGLDDDVFDVTNVGNHLNAEEFNRHLESGDSIVVDVRNHYESEIGHFENAILPQSDTFREELRILLELLNGKEDQKILMYCTGGIRCEKASAWLRHHGYKDVNQLHGGIISYAHEVSQKGLESKFKGKNFVFDGRLQETISSEVIASCHQCGSTSDRHVNCANPGCHILFIQCESCSEKYEGCCTEECRNVLHLPEEKQKEIRKGHLNENRFFTKSRIRPKISDLYKTQKPYETI
- a CDS encoding MORN repeat-containing protein — translated: MLNLLSYSKARFQIFTKTKKGKIYGILLIAVILFFSVTLYMRVTRFECLSGDCENGFAKIQYRGGSYYEGYVKNSHPDGYGLFKNEEGHLYRGEWKRGQKQGKGFYRYPDGSSYSGFFLNNKKHGIGQFVWRDGSTLNSRWNEDKPDGAGRLILTDGIKLDGVYRSGRIFDGKGAFIYPNGNIYIGSWRAGKREGYGILQDESGKIIYKGNWKKDIEAPNSKKENEL
- a CDS encoding bile acid:sodium symporter family protein, which translates into the protein MMELDSVRINFNESGLAFLNILLGLIMYGIALELKLGDFKLLFEKPKASITGILSQFVLFPFATYLLLWILNPPPGVALGMLLVAACPGGNISNFITLLAKGNTALSISLTAFSSALAIVATPFNFFFWGSLYPPVQTVLKEIVLNPWDVFKAILVILLIPITLGILTKHYLPKIAGKIEKPLKILSAMIFVAFLIIALAANFKIFLQVIHRVFIYVFLMNTAGFLLGYFFAKLMRLDEKDARCISIETGIQNSGLGLVLIFAFFEGQGSMAIIAATWGIWHAIAGVCLAWFWSKKAPDNITTQIVS
- a CDS encoding SufE family protein; the encoded protein is MGVIEEIQREIISEFSECTDWQERYQLLIEMGDELRPIPDFFKTEERLVPGCQSRVWIIPEEKEGMIQFQADSDSAITRGMIALLIRVFSGRTREEIKNASLEFLKEIGLDKHLSISRRNGLYSMVNILRNS
- a CDS encoding TauD/TfdA family dioxygenase; translation: MATKALTKPKTKNKLQSKSKSKAVSSKKASPKTGSNLQKGFLNSNNPLPVVYQPISIDQASKASLIAWTKTNKRALTEDLKKYGAILFRGFQIVSPQDFEDVILTVDSNLKNNYLGTSPRNQVTKYAFTATELPSAYPIMQHAEMSFLDSPPKKLFFFCGKAPGKFGETPITDLRKVLQDVPQSIRDKFEKNKIRYSRVYDGPSNRSRFQFWKTKRWDEMFQTKDRTEVEKISKKQNFKVEWFGQDNIRLINTTQAIRKHPEFKSLAWHNHSQVFHIDAARKEYWHIFSRQKTLRGFFVGLALEALTFLKKLTTKKEYLDTHCTYGDGAEISLKELTQIQAAFWKNISLFSWQNGDILVIDNYSVSHGRHPFTGPREIFVAWAD